From Variovorax sp. PMC12, the proteins below share one genomic window:
- the zapD gene encoding cell division protein ZapD: protein MILYEYPFNERIRTYLRLEHLFRRLGELVPAESPLSHHYALITIFEIMDVAARADLKADVLRDLDKHKTVFNSYRGNPAIAETVLDQVIGQLERNFSALNGVAGKAGQALTENEWLMSIRSRAGIPGGTCEFDLPAYYAWQHRPPASRRADLERWSNTLSPLASSIYLLLKLLRDADVPYKVIATNGQFQQNLPQGRSFQLLRLRIDPKLGLIPEISGNRLMVSVRLMRHDKDDRLHQSSDDAPFELTLCA, encoded by the coding sequence GTGATCCTTTACGAGTACCCCTTCAACGAGCGCATCCGCACCTACCTGCGGCTGGAGCACCTGTTTCGCCGCCTGGGCGAGCTGGTACCCGCTGAATCGCCGCTGTCCCACCACTACGCCCTGATCACGATCTTCGAGATCATGGACGTCGCCGCGCGGGCCGACCTCAAGGCCGATGTCCTGCGCGACCTCGACAAGCACAAGACCGTCTTCAACAGCTACCGCGGCAACCCGGCCATTGCCGAGACGGTGCTCGACCAGGTCATCGGCCAGCTCGAGCGCAACTTCAGCGCCCTCAACGGCGTGGCCGGCAAGGCCGGGCAGGCGTTGACGGAAAACGAGTGGCTCATGAGCATCCGCAGCCGCGCCGGCATTCCGGGCGGCACCTGCGAATTCGACCTGCCCGCCTACTACGCCTGGCAGCATCGCCCGCCGGCCAGCCGCCGCGCCGACCTCGAACGCTGGTCGAACACGCTCTCGCCGCTGGCCTCGTCGATCTACCTGCTGCTCAAGCTGCTGCGCGACGCCGACGTGCCGTACAAGGTGATCGCCACCAACGGCCAGTTCCAGCAGAACCTGCCCCAGGGCCGCAGCTTCCAGCTGCTGCGCCTGCGCATCGACCCCAAGCTGGGCCTCATTCCTGAAATCAGCGGCAATCGCCTCATGGTGTCGGTGCGCCTCATGCGCCACGACAAGGACGACCGCCTGCATCAAAGCTCGGACGACGCGCCTTTCGAGCTGACCCTCTGCGCATGA
- a CDS encoding ATP-binding protein codes for MNEQFQRLIERAEQLINRIESILPQPLAEPADWNASIAWRYRRRSSGHGVLEPVKHVAAMSLDSLKEIDVQKEKIARNTQQFVEGKPANNVLLTGARGTGKSSLIRACLQAYAPQGLRLIEVDKAELTDLPDIVEVVSQRPEKFIVFSDDLSFDEGEPGYKALKSILDGSIAASTPNVLIYATSNRRHLLPEYMKDNLSYTHTEDGEVHPGEVIEEKISLSERFGLWVSFYPFSQNEYLTIVGQWLSSFGVDEAAIAAARPEALVWALERGSRSGRVAYQFARDYAGRSNA; via the coding sequence ATGAACGAGCAGTTCCAGAGGCTGATCGAGCGCGCCGAACAGCTGATCAACCGCATCGAATCGATCCTGCCGCAACCGCTGGCGGAGCCGGCCGACTGGAACGCATCCATCGCCTGGCGCTATCGCCGCCGCAGCTCGGGCCACGGCGTGCTCGAGCCGGTGAAGCACGTGGCCGCGATGTCGCTCGATTCGCTCAAGGAAATCGACGTCCAGAAGGAAAAGATCGCGCGCAACACGCAGCAGTTCGTCGAAGGCAAGCCCGCCAACAACGTGCTGCTGACGGGCGCGCGCGGCACCGGCAAGTCGTCGCTCATCCGTGCCTGCCTGCAGGCCTATGCGCCGCAGGGGTTGCGCCTGATCGAGGTCGACAAGGCCGAGCTGACCGACCTGCCGGATATCGTCGAGGTGGTCTCGCAGCGGCCAGAGAAATTCATCGTGTTCAGCGACGACCTGAGCTTCGACGAGGGCGAGCCGGGCTACAAGGCGCTGAAGTCGATCCTCGACGGCTCGATCGCGGCGTCGACGCCCAACGTGCTGATCTACGCGACCAGCAACCGGCGCCACCTGCTGCCCGAGTACATGAAGGACAACCTCTCGTACACCCACACGGAAGACGGCGAAGTCCATCCGGGCGAGGTGATCGAGGAAAAGATCTCGCTGTCGGAGCGCTTCGGCCTCTGGGTGAGCTTCTATCCCTTCAGCCAGAACGAGTACCTGACGATCGTGGGCCAGTGGCTCTCGTCGTTCGGCGTGGACGAGGCCGCCATTGCCGCGGCGCGGCCCGAGGCGCTGGTCTGGGCGCTGGAGCGCGGTTCGCGCAGCGGACGCGTGGCCTACCAGTTCGCGCGGGACTACGCGGGTCGGAGCAACGCGTGA
- a CDS encoding type II secretion system F family protein has product MATVASSRSQPTHKEFVFEWEGKDRNGKLVRGELRAAGENQVQAALRRQGVLASKIKKRRMRSGKKIKPKDIAIFTRQLATMMKAGVPLMQSFDIVGRGNANASVAKLLNDIRSDVETGTSLSAAFRKFPKYFDNLYCNLVEAGEAAGILEDLLDRLATYMEKTEAIKSKIKSALMYPTSVVVVAFVVVAIIMIFVIPAFKQVFTSFGADLPAPTLFVMAMSEFFVSYWWLIFGGLGGGIYFFLQAWKRNERVQRVMDRALLRVPIFGALIEKSCVARWTRTLATMFAAGVPLVEALDSVGGASGNTVYGDATAKIQQEVSTGTSLTAAMTNANLFPSMVIQMTAIGEESGSIDHMLGKAADFYESEVDDMVAGLSSLMEPIIIVFLGTIIGGIVVSMYLPIFKLGQVV; this is encoded by the coding sequence ATGGCAACAGTGGCATCCTCCCGCTCCCAGCCCACACACAAGGAATTTGTCTTCGAGTGGGAAGGCAAGGACCGCAACGGCAAGCTGGTGCGTGGCGAACTCCGGGCCGCCGGCGAAAACCAGGTGCAGGCCGCGCTGCGCCGCCAGGGCGTGCTGGCTTCGAAGATCAAGAAGCGGCGGATGCGCTCGGGCAAGAAGATCAAGCCCAAGGACATTGCCATCTTCACGCGCCAGCTGGCAACGATGATGAAAGCCGGCGTGCCGCTGATGCAGTCCTTCGACATCGTTGGGCGCGGCAACGCGAACGCGAGCGTGGCCAAGCTACTGAACGACATCCGCAGCGACGTGGAAACGGGTACGTCCCTTTCGGCGGCGTTCCGCAAGTTTCCGAAGTACTTCGACAACCTGTACTGCAACCTGGTGGAGGCCGGCGAGGCCGCCGGTATCCTGGAAGACCTGCTGGACCGGCTGGCCACGTACATGGAAAAGACCGAGGCGATCAAGTCCAAGATCAAGTCGGCATTGATGTACCCGACTTCGGTGGTCGTGGTGGCTTTCGTGGTGGTGGCCATCATCATGATCTTCGTGATTCCGGCGTTCAAGCAGGTGTTCACCTCGTTCGGCGCCGACTTGCCGGCACCCACGCTGTTCGTGATGGCGATGAGCGAGTTCTTCGTTTCGTACTGGTGGCTGATCTTCGGGGGGCTCGGCGGAGGCATCTATTTCTTTCTGCAGGCCTGGAAGCGCAACGAACGCGTGCAGAGAGTCATGGACCGGGCGCTGCTGAGGGTGCCGATCTTCGGCGCGCTGATCGAAAAATCCTGCGTGGCGCGCTGGACCCGCACGCTGGCAACGATGTTCGCCGCCGGCGTGCCGCTGGTCGAAGCGCTGGACTCCGTGGGCGGAGCCTCGGGCAATACCGTCTACGGGGACGCCACGGCCAAGATCCAGCAGGAAGTCTCGACCGGCACCAGCCTCACGGCGGCCATGACCAACGCCAACCTGTTCCCCTCGATGGTCATCCAGATGACCGCGATCGGCGAGGAATCCGGCTCCATCGACCACATGCTGGGCAAGGCGGCCGACTTCTATGAATCGGAAGTGGACGACATGGTCGCGGGCCTCTCGAGCCTGATGGAGCCCATCATCATCGTGTTCCTGGGCACCATCATCGGCGGCATCGTGGTCTCGATGTACCTGCCCATCTTCAAGCTCGGCCAGGTCGTCTGA
- a CDS encoding prepilin peptidase yields MLVSREIDTVLAGVLGLLIGSFLNVVIYRVPVMMYREWLSEAVANLMSSRDMPSLWSLAFGPKAVPPAGLEAAADKAATAIEALPPFNLMRPASRCGNCGHEIRWYQNIPVLSYVLLRGRCGSCKTRISPRYPLVELVTAGLFALCAHRFGITPAGVLWAAFGALLVCQFLIDFDTQFLPDSINYPLLWLGLVGAAMGWTGVSLNAAVWGAVFGYLSLWLVYHGFRLITGKEGMGYGDFKLLAALGAWLGADYLIAIILVSSLVGAVIGLTLRFAGKLAHKDIPIAFGPFLAGAGLVCLVAGPELVKQWIPFAFPLGALAH; encoded by the coding sequence ATGCTCGTTTCGCGGGAGATCGACACCGTTCTGGCCGGTGTCCTGGGGCTATTGATCGGCAGCTTTCTCAACGTCGTCATCTACCGCGTTCCGGTGATGATGTACCGGGAATGGCTGTCCGAGGCCGTGGCCAACCTGATGTCGTCCAGGGACATGCCCTCGCTCTGGTCGCTGGCCTTCGGGCCGAAGGCCGTGCCTCCGGCGGGGCTCGAGGCGGCGGCCGACAAGGCGGCGACGGCCATCGAGGCGCTGCCCCCCTTCAACCTCATGCGCCCGGCATCGCGCTGCGGGAACTGCGGCCATGAGATCCGCTGGTACCAGAACATCCCCGTGCTGAGCTATGTGCTGCTGCGCGGCCGCTGCGGCTCCTGCAAGACCAGGATCAGCCCGCGCTACCCGCTGGTCGAGCTGGTAACCGCCGGGCTCTTTGCCCTGTGCGCCCATCGCTTCGGCATCACCCCCGCCGGCGTCCTGTGGGCTGCGTTCGGGGCACTGCTGGTCTGCCAGTTCCTGATCGACTTCGACACCCAGTTCCTGCCCGATTCGATCAACTACCCGTTGCTGTGGCTCGGCCTCGTCGGCGCGGCCATGGGCTGGACCGGCGTCTCGCTCAACGCCGCCGTCTGGGGCGCGGTGTTCGGCTACCTGAGCCTTTGGCTTGTGTACCATGGCTTTCGCCTGATCACGGGCAAGGAAGGCATGGGCTATGGCGACTTCAAACTGCTCGCCGCGCTGGGTGCTTGGCTGGGTGCCGACTATCTCATCGCGATCATCCTCGTCTCGTCGCTGGTGGGCGCCGTGATCGGGCTGACACTGCGCTTCGCAGGCAAGCTCGCGCACAAGGACATCCCCATCGCCTTCGGCCCGTTCCTGGCCGGCGCGGGCCTGGTCTGCCTGGTGGCGGGCCCGGAGCTCGTGAAGCAGTGGATTCCGTTTGCGTTCCCGCTGGGCGCGCTGGCGCATTGA
- a CDS encoding NUDIX domain-containing protein, whose translation MSEPRKHTEVAVGVLIRLSDDALLLSTRPEGKAYAGYWEFPGGKIEAGETVEQALRRELQEELGITIGGAEVWKITEHDYPHALVRLHWCKVTAWTGEFEMREGQQMAWQQLPLDVTPVLPGALPVLQWLSEERGLPFAPQPAAAPAD comes from the coding sequence GTGAGCGAGCCGCGCAAGCACACGGAGGTCGCCGTCGGCGTGCTGATCCGCCTGTCGGACGACGCACTGCTGCTCTCGACCCGGCCCGAAGGCAAGGCCTACGCGGGCTACTGGGAATTTCCCGGCGGCAAGATCGAGGCGGGCGAAACGGTCGAACAGGCGCTGCGGCGCGAGCTGCAGGAAGAGCTCGGCATCACCATCGGCGGCGCCGAGGTCTGGAAGATCACCGAGCACGACTATCCGCATGCGCTGGTGCGCCTGCACTGGTGCAAGGTGACGGCCTGGACCGGTGAATTCGAGATGCGCGAAGGCCAGCAGATGGCCTGGCAGCAGTTGCCGCTGGACGTGACGCCGGTGTTGCCGGGCGCGCTGCCCGTGCTGCAGTGGCTGTCCGAGGAGCGTGGGCTGCCGTTCGCGCCGCAGCCGGCCGCCGCGCCGGCCGACTGA
- a CDS encoding acyltransferase family protein, translated as MHPKYRPDIDGLRAIAVASVVVYHAFPKALMGGFIGVDIFFVISGFLITTIILQSLAAGDFSYRDFYERRIRRIFPALIVVLLATLCAGWYLLLSDEFAELGKQTVGGSAFVANLVFWSESGYFDTAAETKPLLHLWSLGIEEQFYIFWPLLLGLAWRKRWPIVRVVLAVAAVSLLVNVTTVHPLPAASFYSPASRFWELMVGGILACMRLKPPAPNAWRSHAQSVLGVGLIVLGLVMIRSNKSFPGWWALLPTLGAVSCIAAGPNGVLNKYLLSNRVMVWIGLISYPLYLWHWPLLAFVRIVEADPLHPSPVYRAGAMVASVLLAWGTYRFIERFARNRPGPGTIKVLGAGMVLVAAAGVAIFLGVPGPRNDSERLQIVANATLDADYYAGFKLDQIGEQLVYKTGNGPKRVLFVGDSHVQQYAPRVMELSRTLAMPDKSAWFVTQGACPAVPGVQADKNIGCAERRDAMLAYAMGPEVDSVVIGGCWNCYFVGHGALEYYFRDADNKVHPFQGGDGIERSLASLEATLRELARHKKVYLLLDNPGGEEFTPKRLIEGSRLTRMEAMSSTPTAPLPADQKQLNDRLRAIAEASGAEPIDAMAVLCKNDQCLRTMPDGSPAYKDADHLRPRYTREEASYFDRTVRTAPAAAAAQPR; from the coding sequence ATGCACCCCAAGTACCGTCCGGATATCGACGGGCTGCGCGCGATCGCGGTGGCCTCCGTGGTCGTGTACCACGCCTTCCCCAAGGCGCTGATGGGCGGCTTCATCGGGGTCGACATCTTCTTCGTGATCTCGGGCTTCCTGATCACGACCATCATTCTCCAGAGCCTGGCGGCGGGTGATTTCAGCTACCGCGACTTCTACGAGCGGCGCATCCGGCGGATCTTCCCGGCGCTGATCGTGGTGCTGCTGGCGACGCTGTGCGCCGGCTGGTACCTGCTGCTGTCCGACGAGTTTGCCGAGCTCGGCAAGCAGACGGTGGGCGGCTCGGCGTTCGTGGCCAACCTGGTGTTCTGGAGCGAGTCGGGCTACTTCGACACGGCCGCCGAGACCAAGCCGCTGCTGCACCTGTGGTCGCTGGGCATCGAGGAGCAGTTCTACATTTTCTGGCCGCTGCTGCTGGGGCTGGCATGGCGCAAGCGCTGGCCGATCGTGCGCGTGGTGCTGGCGGTGGCGGCGGTGTCGCTGCTGGTCAACGTGACCACGGTCCATCCGCTGCCGGCGGCGTCGTTCTACTCGCCGGCTTCCCGTTTCTGGGAGCTCATGGTGGGCGGCATCCTGGCCTGCATGCGGCTGAAGCCGCCTGCGCCGAATGCCTGGCGCAGCCATGCGCAGTCGGTGCTGGGCGTGGGGCTGATCGTGCTCGGGCTGGTCATGATCCGCAGCAACAAGTCGTTCCCGGGCTGGTGGGCGCTGCTGCCCACGCTGGGCGCGGTGAGCTGCATCGCAGCCGGGCCGAACGGCGTGCTGAACAAGTACCTGCTGTCGAACCGGGTGATGGTGTGGATCGGCCTCATCAGCTATCCGCTGTACCTGTGGCACTGGCCGCTGCTCGCGTTCGTGCGCATCGTGGAGGCCGATCCGCTGCATCCGTCGCCGGTGTATCGCGCCGGTGCGATGGTGGCGAGCGTGCTGCTGGCCTGGGGCACCTACCGTTTCATCGAACGCTTCGCCAGGAATCGCCCCGGCCCCGGCACCATCAAGGTGCTGGGTGCGGGCATGGTGCTGGTGGCAGCGGCAGGCGTCGCGATCTTCCTGGGCGTGCCCGGGCCGCGCAATGACAGCGAAAGGCTGCAGATCGTCGCCAATGCCACGCTGGACGCCGACTACTACGCGGGCTTCAAGCTCGACCAGATCGGCGAGCAGCTGGTCTACAAGACCGGCAACGGACCGAAGCGCGTGCTGTTCGTGGGCGACAGCCACGTGCAGCAGTACGCGCCGCGGGTGATGGAGCTGTCGCGCACGCTGGCGATGCCGGACAAGTCGGCTTGGTTCGTCACCCAGGGGGCGTGCCCGGCGGTGCCCGGCGTTCAGGCCGACAAGAACATCGGCTGCGCCGAGCGGCGCGACGCCATGCTGGCCTATGCGATGGGCCCCGAGGTCGACTCGGTGGTCATCGGCGGCTGTTGGAACTGCTACTTCGTCGGCCACGGCGCGCTGGAATACTATTTCCGCGATGCCGACAACAAGGTCCATCCGTTCCAGGGCGGCGACGGCATCGAACGCTCCCTCGCGTCGCTGGAAGCCACGCTGCGAGAGCTGGCGCGGCACAAGAAGGTGTACCTGCTGCTCGACAACCCGGGCGGCGAGGAGTTCACGCCCAAGCGCCTGATCGAAGGCAGCCGCCTGACGCGCATGGAGGCGATGAGCTCCACGCCGACGGCCCCGTTGCCGGCCGACCAGAAGCAGCTCAACGACCGGCTGCGTGCGATTGCCGAAGCAAGCGGCGCGGAGCCCATCGACGCGATGGCGGTGCTTTGCAAGAACGACCAGTGCCTGCGCACGATGCCCGACGGATCGCCCGCCTACAAGGACGCCGATCACCTTCGGCCGCGCTACACCCGTGAAGAGGCGAGCTATTTCGACCGCACCGTCCGCACCGCGCCGGCCGCGGCCGCAGCGCAGCCGCGTTGA
- a CDS encoding acyltransferase family protein, with protein sequence MHPKYRPDIDGLRAIAVGSVLVYHAFPSLLPGGFIGVDIFFVISGFLITTILLQSLAAGDFSYRDFYARRIRRIFPALVLVLLATLAFGWYVLLPGEFSQLGKQTTGGAAFFANLVFLGEAGYFDASAETKPLLHLWSLGIEEQFYIFWPLLLGLAWRKRWPILKVTLAVAVVSFLVNVLTVQPHRAAAFYSPLSRAWELMAGGLLAAMRLRPAVASDSSRTAMLRHAQSVVGIGLIAWGLFAVHSTRAFPGWWALVPVLGAVSCIAAGPGGVLNRYLLSNRLMVWIGLISYPLYLWHWPLLSYARIVAGGEPSLQVRIAMVAAAIVLAWATYRFVERFVKLHLSQAMLRGLAGGGAALALAGVLVFTGTPLPRHDSPALQAVADAVQEDNYYEGLQETALGGQFVYKAGSGRHNVLLIGDSHIEQYAPRALELARTQPDLARTAYFATQGACPPVPGMFSSADMACDQRRKAVLDLALKPEVDSVVIGACWSCYFTGTGPMANYFVDDRQAVHPFLNGDGVELALKSLGDVLKRLSALKPVYLVLGNPVGMDFDPLRQIEGSRLGDLRASSGLKAPMPHDQALFNARLKQVAQASGARVIEPFASLCAGEECIRSMPDDGSPAYKDIGHLRPRYARSFATYIDPALLDEGGAAK encoded by the coding sequence ATGCACCCCAAGTACCGCCCTGACATTGACGGCCTGCGTGCCATCGCGGTCGGCTCGGTGCTGGTCTATCACGCGTTCCCGAGCCTGCTGCCGGGCGGCTTCATCGGGGTCGACATCTTCTTCGTGATCTCGGGTTTCCTGATCACGACCATCCTTCTGCAGAGCCTGGCGGCGGGCGACTTCAGCTACCGCGACTTCTATGCGCGGCGCATCCGGCGCATCTTTCCAGCGCTGGTGCTCGTGCTGCTCGCCACGCTGGCGTTCGGCTGGTATGTGCTGCTGCCGGGCGAGTTCTCGCAGCTGGGCAAGCAGACCACCGGCGGCGCGGCCTTCTTTGCCAACCTTGTGTTCCTCGGCGAGGCGGGCTACTTCGACGCGTCGGCGGAGACCAAGCCGCTGCTGCACCTGTGGTCGCTGGGCATCGAGGAGCAGTTCTACATCTTCTGGCCCCTGCTGCTGGGGCTGGCCTGGCGAAAGCGCTGGCCGATCCTGAAGGTGACGCTGGCGGTGGCCGTGGTTTCGTTCCTGGTCAACGTGCTCACGGTGCAGCCGCACCGCGCGGCCGCCTTCTACTCGCCGCTCTCGCGGGCCTGGGAGCTGATGGCCGGCGGCCTGCTGGCGGCCATGCGGCTGCGGCCGGCCGTGGCTTCGGACAGTTCACGCACCGCGATGCTGCGGCATGCGCAGTCCGTCGTCGGCATCGGGCTGATCGCCTGGGGACTCTTCGCGGTTCACAGCACGAGGGCGTTTCCGGGCTGGTGGGCCCTGGTGCCGGTGCTCGGTGCGGTCAGCTGCATTGCGGCGGGCCCGGGCGGCGTGCTGAACCGCTACCTGCTGTCGAACAGGCTCATGGTGTGGATCGGCCTGATCAGCTACCCGCTGTACCTGTGGCACTGGCCGCTGCTCTCTTATGCGCGCATCGTCGCGGGCGGGGAGCCGTCGCTGCAGGTGCGCATCGCGATGGTGGCAGCCGCGATCGTGCTGGCCTGGGCCACGTATCGTTTCGTCGAGCGCTTCGTCAAGCTGCATCTCTCGCAAGCCATGCTGCGCGGATTGGCGGGCGGCGGCGCGGCGCTGGCGCTGGCCGGCGTGCTGGTCTTCACAGGCACGCCGCTTCCTCGCCACGACAGCCCGGCCCTGCAGGCCGTGGCCGACGCGGTGCAGGAAGACAACTATTACGAGGGCCTGCAGGAGACAGCGCTGGGCGGGCAGTTCGTCTACAAGGCCGGCAGCGGCAGGCACAACGTATTGCTGATCGGCGACAGCCACATCGAGCAGTACGCACCCCGCGCGCTGGAGTTGGCCCGCACGCAGCCCGACCTGGCGCGCACGGCGTACTTCGCGACCCAGGGGGCTTGCCCTCCGGTGCCCGGCATGTTCAGCAGCGCCGACATGGCCTGCGACCAGCGTCGCAAGGCGGTGCTGGATCTGGCGCTGAAGCCCGAGGTCGATTCCGTGGTGATCGGCGCGTGCTGGAGCTGCTATTTCACCGGCACCGGCCCGATGGCGAACTACTTCGTGGACGACAGGCAGGCCGTGCACCCGTTCCTCAACGGAGACGGCGTCGAGCTGGCGTTGAAGTCGCTGGGCGACGTTCTTAAGCGGCTGTCGGCGCTGAAGCCGGTGTATCTGGTGCTCGGGAATCCGGTCGGTATGGATTTCGATCCGCTCCGGCAGATCGAGGGCAGCCGGCTCGGTGACCTGAGGGCCTCCAGCGGACTCAAGGCGCCGATGCCGCACGACCAGGCACTGTTCAATGCGCGGCTGAAGCAGGTCGCGCAAGCCAGCGGTGCGCGGGTCATCGAGCCGTTTGCCAGCCTGTGCGCGGGCGAAGAGTGCATCCGCAGCATGCCGGACGATGGTTCGCCGGCCTACAAGGACATCGGCCACCTTCGGCCGAGGTATGCGCGCAGCTTTGCGACGTACATCGACCCGGCGCTGCTGGACGAGGGCGGCGCCGCAAAGTAG
- a CDS encoding DNA gyrase inhibitor YacG, with the protein MTAVNDKGERIVRCPTCGGDSIYAPSNAYRPFCSARCKGIDLGAWASEEFRMPAEAPPDEEPFGDPKIQ; encoded by the coding sequence ATGACCGCGGTGAACGACAAAGGCGAGCGGATCGTCCGCTGTCCCACGTGCGGCGGCGACAGCATCTACGCCCCCAGCAACGCCTACCGGCCCTTCTGCAGCGCACGCTGCAAGGGCATCGACCTGGGTGCGTGGGCCAGCGAGGAATTCCGGATGCCGGCCGAGGCGCCGCCGGACGAAGAACCCTTCGGCGACCCGAAGATCCAGTAA
- a CDS encoding MBOAT family O-acyltransferase, translated as MLFNSYPFIFVFFPLVLIGFFLIGARSPRSAAGFLALASLFFYGWWSVKALPLLLGSICINYWFGLRLTPSPGREDKHRKALLIIALVVNLGVLAIFKYANFFLENIDAGLAAAGFSQIDLVHIVLPIGISFYTFTQIAFLVDCWQGKVHERSFIHYVLFVTYFPHLIAGPVLHHAQMMPQFNNPATYRINARNLALGLGIFVFGLSKKMLIADPLGQYADMMFKGVHEGVAPSLYTAWFGVLAYTLQIYFDFSGYSDMAVGLSLCVGVQLPLNFRSPYKSTNMIEFWRRWHISLSTFLRDYLYVPLGGNRKGPARRYINLFLTMLLGGLWHGAAWTFVIWGALHGAYLMVNHFWNAKVRRGNTRTTWYGRVAGWFITFVCVMIAWVVFRADSMSAAIEIYKGMLGMHGAPVSAFSEFKVPFRKPEFFQTILAGLVICLALPPTITLDRWIPSVAGLAGRPRLQLLATWVTGLGCVYLFGLCLSKFGSYSPFLYFQF; from the coding sequence ATGCTTTTCAATTCGTACCCTTTCATCTTTGTATTTTTCCCGCTGGTCCTGATCGGCTTCTTCCTGATCGGCGCGCGCAGTCCCCGGTCGGCGGCGGGTTTCCTGGCACTGGCCTCGCTTTTCTTCTACGGCTGGTGGAGCGTCAAGGCGCTTCCGCTGCTGCTGGGGTCGATCTGCATCAACTACTGGTTCGGACTGCGGCTGACCCCGTCTCCGGGGCGGGAAGACAAGCACCGCAAGGCCCTGCTGATCATCGCGCTGGTGGTCAACCTGGGTGTGCTGGCGATCTTCAAGTACGCCAACTTCTTCCTGGAGAACATCGACGCCGGCCTGGCCGCTGCGGGCTTCTCGCAGATCGACCTGGTGCACATCGTGCTGCCGATCGGCATCTCGTTCTATACCTTCACGCAGATCGCGTTCCTGGTCGACTGCTGGCAAGGCAAGGTGCACGAGCGCAGCTTCATCCACTACGTCCTGTTCGTGACCTATTTCCCGCACCTGATCGCGGGCCCCGTGCTGCATCACGCGCAGATGATGCCGCAGTTCAACAACCCGGCCACCTACAGGATCAACGCCCGCAACCTGGCGCTCGGGCTGGGCATCTTCGTCTTCGGCCTGTCCAAGAAGATGCTGATCGCCGACCCGTTGGGGCAGTACGCGGACATGATGTTCAAGGGCGTGCACGAAGGCGTGGCGCCTTCGCTGTACACGGCCTGGTTCGGCGTGCTGGCCTATACGCTGCAGATCTACTTCGACTTCTCCGGCTATTCGGACATGGCAGTGGGCCTGTCGCTGTGCGTGGGCGTGCAGCTGCCGCTCAACTTCCGCTCGCCGTACAAGTCGACCAACATGATCGAGTTCTGGCGCCGCTGGCACATCTCGCTGTCGACCTTCCTGCGCGACTACCTCTACGTGCCGCTGGGCGGCAACCGCAAGGGACCGGCGCGCCGCTACATCAACCTGTTCCTGACGATGCTGCTGGGCGGCCTGTGGCACGGCGCGGCGTGGACTTTCGTGATCTGGGGCGCGCTGCACGGTGCCTATCTCATGGTCAACCATTTCTGGAATGCCAAGGTGCGCCGCGGCAACACCAGGACCACGTGGTACGGCCGCGTGGCCGGATGGTTCATCACCTTCGTCTGCGTCATGATCGCCTGGGTCGTGTTCCGCGCCGACAGCATGTCGGCCGCCATCGAGATCTACAAGGGCATGCTGGGCATGCACGGCGCCCCCGTCTCGGCATTCAGCGAGTTCAAGGTACCGTTCCGCAAGCCGGAGTTCTTCCAGACCATCCTGGCCGGCCTGGTGATCTGCCTGGCGCTGCCGCCCACGATCACGCTCGACCGCTGGATCCCGAGTGTCGCCGGCCTGGCCGGCCGCCCGCGCCTGCAGCTGCTGGCGACCTGGGTCACGGGCCTGGGCTGCGTCTATCTCTTTGGCTTGTGCCTGTCGAAGTTCGGCAGCTACAGCCCGTTCCTCTATTTCCAGTTCTGA
- the coaE gene encoding dephospho-CoA kinase (Dephospho-CoA kinase (CoaE) performs the final step in coenzyme A biosynthesis.), with protein MVRRIGLTGGIGSGKSTVAALLVAQGAVLVDTDAIARSIAQSGGIAMPALEAAFGPGVIAPDGGMDRAAMRQIVFADAGAKTRLESILHPLIGAETRRQAAAAGPDAVVVFDVPLLVESGRWRAMVDRVLVVDAREQTQLERVIARSGWTPEATRAVIAQQAPRKARRAAADAVIYNDDLTLEELGAQVRGLWERWVRTGTR; from the coding sequence ATGGTGCGGCGCATCGGGCTGACAGGTGGCATCGGCAGCGGCAAGAGCACGGTCGCCGCGCTGCTGGTCGCGCAGGGCGCGGTCCTGGTCGACACCGACGCCATCGCGCGCTCGATCGCGCAGTCGGGCGGCATCGCCATGCCGGCGCTGGAAGCTGCATTCGGCCCCGGCGTGATCGCACCCGACGGCGGCATGGACCGGGCCGCCATGCGCCAGATCGTGTTCGCGGACGCGGGCGCCAAGACCCGGCTCGAATCCATCCTGCACCCGCTGATCGGCGCGGAAACCCGGCGCCAGGCCGCGGCGGCCGGCCCGGATGCCGTCGTCGTCTTCGACGTTCCGCTGCTGGTCGAGTCCGGCCGCTGGCGCGCCATGGTAGACCGGGTGCTGGTGGTCGACGCCCGCGAACAAACACAGCTGGAGCGGGTGATTGCCCGCTCGGGCTGGACACCCGAGGCGACCAGGGCCGTGATCGCCCAGCAAGCCCCGCGCAAGGCACGCCGGGCCGCCGCGGACGCCGTCATCTACAACGACGACCTGACCCTGGAGGAACTCGGTGCGCAGGTGCGGGGTCTCTGGGAACGGTGGGTTCGGACGGGCACGCGATAA